A stretch of Choristoneura fumiferana chromosome 29, NRCan_CFum_1, whole genome shotgun sequence DNA encodes these proteins:
- the LOC141444281 gene encoding U-megalopygitoxin(8)-Mo12-like, whose protein sequence is MALMYLLLLLPALALARIQVGVTGTYEEPASDMNVNYSGDQIDIISDKERDSFGLSDSKVKDGVKNYFGERPDDAYLRSPTPWGDLYQSNGWSQVARTLTPRSGKILSINSKPLIVMRQVFENNSTKEATFNVAITTAVDNTVSSSWSKSGELTVSQEINYGFDIELVNMGGSTTFSYTSGWGQNTEKIQSVTIGTTSALEILLKPGESVVAELHATKAVVEVEVEYEASLDGAVAVNYSDRYKDHYFWALGINPVMSSAGLQQTIVSKEVIEIDFYAQSKVVVRDGKNGNQLIKLAL, encoded by the coding sequence ATGGCGTTGATGTACCTTCTCCTACTGCTGCCAGCATTGGCCCTGGCTCGCATTCAAGTCGGTGTGACCGGAACATACGAAGAACCAGCCTCCGACATGAATGTCAACTACTCCGGCGACCAGATCGACATCATCTCCGACAAGGAAAGAGACAGCTTTGGTCTCTCGGACAGCAAAGTGAAGGACGGGGTCAAAAACTACTTCGGGGAGCGCCCTGATGATGCCTACCTTCGTAGTCCTACCCCTTGGGGAGATCTGTACCAGAGTAACGGCTGGAGCCAAGTCGCCAGGACTTTGACACCGAGAAGCGGAAAGATTCTGAGCATCAACTCCAAACCTTTGATCGTCATGAGACAGGTTTTTGAAAACAACAGCACTAAGGAAGCTACCTTCAACGTGGCCATTACAACCGCAGTAGATAACACTGTATCCTCATCCTGGAGCAAGAGTGGCGAGCTGACTGTTTCCCAGGAAATCAACTACGGCTTTGACATCGAGCTCGTGAACATGGGAGGTTCAACTACCTTCAGCTACACTTCTGGTTGGGGCCAGAACACGGAGAAGATTCAGTCGGTAACAATCGGAACTACTTCTGCTCTGGAAATTCTTCTGAAGCCTGGTGAATCTGTGGTTGCTGAGCTCCACGCCACCAAAGCTGTCGTCGAAGTTGAAGTGGAGTACGAAGCCAGTTTGGACGGAGCTGTTGCTGTGAACTACAGCGACCGCTACAAGGATCATTACTTCTGGGCGTTGGGTATTAACCCTGTGATGTCTAGCGCTGGGCTTCAACAAACCATCGTGTCCAAGGAGGTGATTGAGATCGACTTCTACGCCCAATCGAAGGTCGTGGTTCGCGATGGCAAGAACGGCAATCAACTGATCAAACTCGCTTTGTAA